Within Microterricola gilva, the genomic segment GGCGTCTCCGGCTTCAGCGCCGCACGGGCGACCGCGTTCTCCGGTTTGGAGTCCGCGCTGAACGAGCCGGGCGACAAGGGCATCTCCACGCAGCTGGACAAGTTCTGGGCGTCGTGGCAGGACGTGGCGAACGCCCCTGGCGAGGCCGCGCAGGGCGGCGTGCTGTTGCAGCAGGCCGGCGCACTCGCCAAACAGCTCTCCACGACGTACACCGAGTTCGACAACCAGTGGTCGCAGTTGCGCGGAGAGGTGCGCGACCTGACGGCCGAGCTCAACAGCGCCGCATCCCAGCTCGCGGACCTGAATGGCCGCATCCGCTCCGCGACGGCATCCGGCGGCTCAGTGAACGAGCTGCTCGACCAGCGCAGCCTGCTCACGACCACGATCGCGGCCATCGCCGGCGGTACCGTGCGCGATGCCGGCGACGGGACAATCGACGTGTACATCGGCGGGAACGCGCTGGTCACCGGCACGACAGCGCGTACGGTGAACGTGATCGGGTCGAACACGATGGCCGGAGCCGCGGGAAGCCCGGTGACCCTCGAGTGGGCGCACCGGCCTGGCTCGGCGATCGCCCTCGACGGCGGAGAGCTCGGCGGCGCCGTCTCGATGCTGGCGCCCGCGGCATCCGGTGGACCGATCGCGAAGGGTGCTGAGACGCTCGACGCCTTCGCACAGAAGCTTGCGGATGCCGTCAACACCGTGCACCGCACCGGGGCGGTCGCCGATGGCAGCACCGGCCACGACTTCTTCGCCTTCGCCGCTGGCAAGCCGCTCGCGCAGGGCCTCACCATCGTGCCGACGGGTATCGCCGACATCGCCGCGGCCAAGCCGGGCAACGGCGGGCTCGACGGCAGCATCGCCGACGCGATCTCGCAGCTCGGCGAGGGCCAGGGCTCGCCAGACACGTTCTGGTCGAACTTCGTCGTCGAACTCGGCGTGACGACCCGCTCGGAGACCCGCCAGGCCGATCTGGCCGCGCTCGCGACGAACTCGGCCGTCGGGATGCAGCTGGCGAACGCATCCGTCGACATCGATGAGGAGAACGTGAGCCTGCTCATGTACCAGCACGCCTACCAGGGCGCAGCCAGGGTGATGACGGCCGTTGACGAGATGCTCGACGTGCTCATCAACCGCACAGGACTCGTGGGAAGGTAAGCAATGATCAGCCGAGTCACCCAACAGACCTCGATGCTCGCCGCGCAGCGGAATTTGCAGTCGAGCGCTGGGCAGCTGGCCAAGCTCCAGGACCAGGCGATGACGCGCAAGGCGTTCTCGCGTGCGTCGGAGGACCCGAGCGGCGCGGCCGACGCGATGCGCATCCGCTCGCAGCAGCGCGCCAACGACCAGTACAGCCGCAACATCGACAACGGACTCGGCTGGGTCACAACGATCGATTCGACGCTCACCGAGAGCAACGACGCCATGAAGCGGGTGCGGGACCTCACGGTGCAGGGTGCGAATGACGGCGCCCTCTCCCCTACAGCCAAGGAGGCGATCGCGGTTGAGCTCGACAGTCTCAAGGAACAGCTGCTCGGCCTGGCCAACACGCAGTACCTCGGCCGCAGCGTCTTCGCGGGCAACTCGAGCGATGGCGTGGCGTTCAATCCCGACTTCAGCTTCACCGGCGCGGCAGGCAGCACGGTCGAGCGCCGTATCGGCGCTGACACCACCGTGCGCGTCGACGGCGACGGCGCCGCGGCGTTCGGCGTCGGAGCCAACTCGGTCTTCGCCCTCATCGACACCATCGCGACCGAACTGCGCGCCGGCACCAACATCGGCGCCCGCCTCGGCGACATCGATCAGCGCATGAACGCGCTTCGCACAGAACATTCGGCGGTCGGCAGCCGCCACGCGCTCATCATGCGCGCCGAGGAGAC encodes:
- the flgK gene encoding flagellar hook-associated protein FlgK; this encodes MSTFSGLNTAYRGLSAAKAGIDVSGQNIANARTEGYTRQRLTTSAIGGPAMAGKFSLGVRPGGGVNIDGIARLGDVHLDARVRAAAGVSGFSAARATAFSGLESALNEPGDKGISTQLDKFWASWQDVANAPGEAAQGGVLLQQAGALAKQLSTTYTEFDNQWSQLRGEVRDLTAELNSAASQLADLNGRIRSATASGGSVNELLDQRSLLTTTIAAIAGGTVRDAGDGTIDVYIGGNALVTGTTARTVNVIGSNTMAGAAGSPVTLEWAHRPGSAIALDGGELGGAVSMLAPAASGGPIAKGAETLDAFAQKLADAVNTVHRTGAVADGSTGHDFFAFAAGKPLAQGLTIVPTGIADIAAAKPGNGGLDGSIADAISQLGEGQGSPDTFWSNFVVELGVTTRSETRQADLAALATNSAVGMQLANASVDIDEENVSLLMYQHAYQGAARVMTAVDEMLDVLINRTGLVGR
- the flgL gene encoding flagellar hook-associated protein FlgL, producing the protein MISRVTQQTSMLAAQRNLQSSAGQLAKLQDQAMTRKAFSRASEDPSGAADAMRIRSQQRANDQYSRNIDNGLGWVTTIDSTLTESNDAMKRVRDLTVQGANDGALSPTAKEAIAVELDSLKEQLLGLANTQYLGRSVFAGNSSDGVAFNPDFSFTGAAGSTVERRIGADTTVRVDGDGAAAFGVGANSVFALIDTIATELRAGTNIGARLGDIDQRMNALRTEHSAVGSRHALIMRAEETVMDKTGSLEAQRAAVEDIELSRIILDLKAQEISYQAALGVTARVLQPTLMDFLR